A stretch of Microtus pennsylvanicus isolate mMicPen1 chromosome 5, mMicPen1.hap1, whole genome shotgun sequence DNA encodes these proteins:
- the Actn3 gene encoding alpha-actinin-3, producing MMMVMQPEGLGAGEGPFSGGGGGEYMEQEEDWDRDLLLDPAWEKQQRKTFTAWCNSHLRKAGTQIENIEEDFRNGLKLMLLLEVISGERLPRPDKGKMRFHKIANVNKALDFIASKGVKLVSIGAEEIVDGNLKMTLGMIWTIILRFAIQDISVEETSAKEGLLLWCQRKTAPYRNVNVQNFHTSWKDGLALCALIHRHRPDLIDYAKLRKDDPIGNLNTAFEVAEKYLDIPKMLDAEDIVNTPKPDEKAIMTYVSCFYHAFAGAEQAETAANRICKVLAVNQENEKLMEEYEKLASELLEWIRRTVPWLENRVGEPSMSAMQRKLEDFRDYRRLHKPPRVQEKCQLEINFNTLQTKLRLSHRPAFMPSEGKLVSDIANAWRGLEQVEKGYEDWLLSEIRRLQRLQHLAEKFQQKASLHEAWTRGKEEMLNQHDYESASLQEVRALLRRHEAFESDLAAHQDRVEHIAALAQELNELDYHEAASVNSRCQAICDQWDNLGTLTQKRRDALERMEKLLETIDQLQLEFARRAAPFNNWLDGAIEDLQDVWLVHSVEETQSLLTAHEQFKATLPEADRERGAILGIQGEIQKICQTYGLRPKSANPYITLSSQDINNKWDTVRKLVPSRDQTLQEELARQQVNERLRRQFAAQANAIGPWIQGKVEEVGRLAAGLAGSLEEQMAGLRQQEQNIINYKSNIDRLEGDHQLLQESLVFDNKHTVYSMEHIRVGWEQLLTSIARTINEVENQVLTRDAKGLSQEQLNEFRASFNHFDRKRNGMMEPDDFRACLISMGYDLGEVEFARIMTMVDPNAAGVVTFQAFIDFMTRETAETDTAEQVVASFKILAGDKNYITPEELRRELPAEQAEYCIHRMVPYKGSGAPPGALDYVAFSSALYGESDL from the exons ATGATGATGGTTATGCAGCCCGAGGGTCTGGGGGCCGGGGAGGGGCCCTTCTCGGGCGGAGGGGGCGGCGAGTACATGGAACAGGAAGAGGACTGGGACCGTGACTTGCTGTTGGACCCGGCCTGGGAGAAACAGCAGCGGAAA ACCTTCACAGCATGGTGCAACTCACATTTGCGCAAGGCGGGCACTCAGATTGAGAACATTGAGGAGGACTTCCGCAATGGCCTGAAGCTCATGCTGCTCCTGGAGGTCATTTCCG GCGAGAGGTTGCCCAGGCCAGACAAGGGCAAGATGCGCTTCCACAAAATCGCCAATGTCAATAAGGCCCTGGACTTCATCGCCAGCAAAGGAGTTAAGCTTGTGTCCATTGGCGCTGAAg AAATTGTTGATGGGAACCTGAAGATGACCCTGGGCATGATCTGGACCATCATCCTCCGCTTTGCCATCCAGGACATCTCTGTGGAGG AGACCTCAGCCAAAGAAGGCTTGCTTCTCTGGTGTCAGAGGAAAACAGCGCCATATCGCAACGTCAACGTACAGAACTTCCATACCAG ctggaaagatggcctgGCCCTCTGTGCTCTCATCCACCGCCACCGGCCAGACCTCATTGATTATGCCAAGCTGCGCAAG GATGACCCAATTGGAAACCTGAACACTGCTTTTGAGGTGGCAGAGAAATACCTGGATATCCCTAAGATGCTGGATGCAGAAG ACATTGTGAACACCCCAAAACCAGATGAGAAAGCCATCATGACCTATGTTTCCTGCTTCTACCATGCTTTTGCTGGGGCTGAGCAG GCAGAGACCGCTGCTAACAGGATCTGCAAGGTGTTAGCTGTGAACCAAGAAAATGAGAAACTGATGGAGGAGTATGAGAAATTAGCCAGTGAG CTACTGGAGTGGATTCGTCGCACTGTCCCATGGCTGGAGAACCGCGTAGGCGAACCCAGTATGAGTGCAATGCAGCGCAAGCTGGAGGACTTCCGGGACTATAGACGCCTGCACAAGCCTCCCCGTGTGCAGGAGAAGTGCCAGCTGGAGATCAACTTCAACACGCTGCAGACCAAGCTGCGCTTGAGCCACCGACCTGCTTTCATGCCCTCTGAGGGCAAACTGGTTTCG GATATAGCCAATGCATGGCGGGGCCTGGAGCAGGTAGAGAAGGGCTATGAGGACTGGCTGCTTTCAGAGATCAGGCGTCTGCAGCGGCTTCAGCACCTGGCTGAGAAGTTCCAACAGAAGGCTTCCCTGCATGAAGCTTGGACCCGCG GCAAAGAGGAGATGCTGAACCAACACGACTACGAGTCGGCTTCGCTGCAGGAGGTACGAGCCCTGTTGAGGCGCCACGAGGCCTTTGAGAGTGACCTGGCAGCGCACCAAGACAGAGTGGAGCACATTGCTGCACTGGCCCAGGAACTCAA TGAGCTGGACTACCATGAGGCAGCCTCGGTGAATAGCCGCTGCCAAGCCATTTGTGACCAGTGGGATAACTTGGGTACACTGACCCAGAAGAGGAGAGACGCACTAGAG AGGATGGAAAAGCTCCTGGAAACCATTGACCAGCTACAGCTGGAGTTTGCTCGTCGGGCAGCACCTTTCAACAACTGGCTGGATGGGGCTATTGAGGACCTGCAGGATGTGTGGCTAGTGCACTCTGTGGAGGAGACTCAG AGCCTGCTAACAGCACACGAACAGTTCAAGGCAACGTTGCCTGAGGCTGATCGAGAGCGAGGTGCCATCCTGGGCATCCAAGGAGAGATCCAGAAGATCTGCCAAACGTACGGGCTGCGGCCAAAGTCTGCCAACCCTTACATCACCCTCAGCTCACAGGACATCAACAATAAGTGGGACACG GTCCGAAAGCTGGTACCCAGCCGTGACCAGACCCTGCAGGAGGAACTGGCACGGCAGCAGGTGAACGAGAGGCTCCGGCGACAGTTTGCAGCCCAGGCCAATGCCATAGGACCCTGGATCCAGGGAAAGGTGGAG GAGGTAGGGCGGCTGGCAGCTGGGTTGGCCGGCTCTCTGGAGGAGCAGATGGCGGGTCTACGGCAGCAGGAACAAAACATCATCAATTACAAGAGCAACATTGACCGGCTGGAGGGTGACCaccagctgctgcaggagagcttGGTTTTTGACAACAAGCACACAGTCTACAGCATGGAG CACATCCGTGTGGGTTGGGAGCAGCTGCTCACCTCCATTGCCCGCACCATCAATGAGGTAGAGAACCAGGTATTGACCCGAGATGCCAAGGGTCTGAGCCAGGAGCAGCTCAACGAGTTCCGGGCATCCTTCAACCATTTTGACCGG AAGCGGAACGGGATGATGGAGCCTGATGACTTCCGAGCTTGCCTCATCTCCATGGGTTATGACCTG GGGGAAGTGGAGTTTGCTCGCATCATGACTATGGTGGATCCTAATGCAGCAGGGGTTGTGACTTTCCAAGCTTTCATTGACTTCATGACCCGAGAGACTGCCGAGACAGACACAGCTGAACAAGTTGTAGCCTCCTTCAAAATCCTGGCAGGAGACAAG AACTACATCACCCCAGAAGAGCTGCGGCGAGAGCTCCCCGCCGAGCAGGCTGAGTACTGCATCCATCGGATGGTGCCCTACAAAGGATCTGGGGCTCCACCTGGAGCCCTGGACTACGTGGCTTTCTCCAGTGCCCTCTACGGAGAAAGTGACCTCTGA
- the Ctsf gene encoding cathepsin F — protein sequence MAPLLQLLWLLALLRTVALVPVSAKPQADDEQAWDLSYPELLAPARFALDMYNYGRAAGMRAVLGTVRGRVRRVGRGSLFSLEATMEEPPCDDPLVCLLPVTNKTLLCSFQVLDELGKHVLLRRDCGPVNEKVPEYGNETFSSFLPMLNQDPLPQDFSVKMATVFKDFMATYNRTYETKEEAQWRLTVFTRNMVRVQKIQALDRGTAQYGITKFSDLTEEEFYTIYLNPLLRNGSRKKMRPAKSINARAPPEWDWRKKGAVTKVKDQGMCGSCWAFSVTGNVEGQWFLNRGTLLSLSEQELLDCDKMDKACLGGLPSNAYTAIKNLGGLETEDDYSYQGHVQACNFSAQRAKVYINDSVELSKNENKMAAWLAQKGPISVAINAFGMQFYRHGIARPLRPLCSPWLIDHAVLLVGYGNRSKTPYWAIKNSWGSNWGEEGYYYLYRGSGACGVNTMASSAVVN from the exons ATGGCGCCACTGCTGCAACTGCTATGGCTGCTGGCCCTGCTCCGGACCGTGGCCCTGGTCCCGGTCTCCGCCAAACCCCAAGCAGACGACGAGCAGGCCTGGGATCTGTCGTACCCGGAGCTGCTGGCGCCCGCCCGCTTCGCGCTGGATATGTACAATTACGGTCGTGCTGCCGGGATGAGGGCCGTGCTGGGGACTGTTCGCGGGCGCGTCCGCCGG GTGGGTCGGGGCTCTCTGTTCTCCCTGGAAGCCACAATGGAGGAGCCACCTTGCGATGATCCTCTGGTGTGCCTGCTCCCTGTGACCAATAAAACCTTG ctctGCAGCTTTCAAGTCCTGGATGAGCTAGGAAAACACGTGCTGCTGAGGAGAGACTGTGGCCCAGTGAATGAGAAGGTTCCAG AGTATGGAAATGAGACTTTCAGTTCATTCCTTCCTATGCTGAACCAGGACCCATTGCCCCAG GACTTTTCTGTAAAGATGGCTACAGTCTTCAAGGACTTCATGGCTACCTATAACCGGACTTACGAAACAAAGGAAG AAGCCCAGTGGCGCTTGACTGTCTTTACCAGAAACATGGTACGAGTACAGAAGATACAGGCCCTGGACCGTGGCACAGCTCAGTATGGGATCACCAAGTTCAGTGACCTCACAG AGGAGGAGTTCTACACCATCTACCTGAATCCCCTTTTACGAAATGGTTCTCGCAAGAAGATGAGGCCAGCCAAGTCCATAAATGCTCGCGCCCCGCCCGAATGGgactggaggaagaaaggggctgTCACCAAAGTGAAGGACCAG GGCATGTGTGGCTCGTGCTGGGCCTTCTCTGTCACAGGCAATGTGGAGGGCCAGTGGTTCCTGAACCGGGGGACTCTGCTCTCCCTGTCAGAGCAGG AGCTCTTGGATTGTGACAAGATGGACAAGGCCTGCTTGGGTGGATTGCCCTCCAATGCCTACACAGCCATAAAGAATTTGG GAGGGCTGGAGACAGAGGATGACTACAGCTACCAGGGCCATGTTCAGGCCTGCAACTTCTCAGCACAGAGAGCCAAAGTCTACATCAATGATTCAGTGGAGCTGAGCAAGAACGAGAACA AGATGGCAGCCTGGCTGGCCCAGAAAGGACCCATCTCAGTTGCCATCAATGCCTTTGGCATGCAG TTCTATCGCCATGGGATCGCCCGCCCTCTCCGGCCCCTCTGCAGCCCTTGGCTCATTGACCATGCTGTGTTGCTGGTGGGCTATGGCAACC GCTCCAAGACTCCTTACTGGGCCATCAAGAACAGCTGGGGTAGTAACTGGGGTGAGGAG GGTTACTACTACTTGTATCGTGGGTCTGGAGCCTGTGGTGTGAATACCATGGCCAGCTCGGCAGTGGTGAACTGA